AACTTGCTCTTTTTTGATTCTGATACCCCGTCCGCTTGCGGCGGGGTAGTTCATTCGCAATTTCTCCACTCCAATCGGGGTTGAATCGGTACACTAAGACTCGATCGGTCTTCAGCAGTTGACGCACTTCTCGCACTGTAGCATTCAAAATAGTGGAGAGTTCCAGCGATTGCCGAATGCGCTGGGTTAGCTCCGTGAAGATCTTCTCCTGGGCAGCCTGCCCCCGCAAGGTGTCCTCAATTTCTTGAGCCTTCGTAATCTGAGCGCTGAGTGTCTGATTTTCCTTCAATAGCGCTGAAAATCGACGACTGGTTATAGCGTGACGCTGCAACCGAGCGATCGCCTCTTTCGACGACAGTTGAGTGGATAAATAATCCACCGCTCCAGCACGAAACGCTTGTACCGCAGCGTTGGGTGAGATCGGGTTTCCAGCAATGACCACAGACCAATGAGCAAGTCGGGGATTAGATTGGAGTTCTTTGCACAGAGCGATCGCCCATGAGTCCTGATTACTGTCATGCTCTACCAGGAGCAGGATGTCGGGGGGATCATCTGGCATTGTGTCGAAAGATACGCTATCTAGAGGCTGCTCGTTGATTCTCCAACCTGTAGTATTGAGAACTTTTGTCCACGTTCGCCAATTCGAGTTTGATCTGTTCACAGCCTCCGAATAAACCACCAAAAGGTGTAAGGACAATGCTTCTGGTTCTGTCAGGCTCATCATGATCTTTGAGCATCATAGGGGTAAACGGGCTATGGAACATGTCGTAGCGTGAACTGGGGGCTGAAGGGGATTAAATCTATACCTTATTTTATCGACCTCTGGTATCAATACTTGAGAAAATGGATGTTTTGCGGAGTGATTCCATAGGGTAGTCGTCGAGCCATGGAAATCGCGCTGTACCCAACTGGGATCGTGATGAAGGGCGATCGCTCCAGCATGGTTACCCTAGGATTGCCGCACCGGAAGCTCGATAATAAACTCTGCACCGTTCCCTGGCTGTGAAATGCAGTAAAGGTGGCCTTGGTGCTTTTCGGTGACAATTTGATAGCTGATAGACATACCCAGCCCTGTCCCTTTGCCGACAGGTTTAGTGGTGAAAAATGGTTCAAAGAGGTGTGTCTGAACATCAGTCGGAATTCCAGGGCCATTGTCGGCAATATGAATCGCTACCCAGGCAGGATTGGGCTGATGGGTGGAAATGGTAATAGCGCTGGGGTGAGTTTTGAGGTCGTCGGGCGATCGCCCCGCATCCCGCTCGTTTAGGGCATCAATGGAATTGCTCAGGATGTTCATAAACACCTGATTGAGTTGTCCAGCGTAGCATTCGACAGGAGGAATGTCGCCAAAGTTTTTAATCAGCACGATTTCTGGGTGAGTCTTACACGCCTTGAGCCGATGGCGTAAAATCATCAGCGTGCTTTCTAACCCGTCGTGAATGTTGATTTCTTTGACTTCAGCCTCATCTAAGCGTGAGAAGGTGCGTAGAGATTGCACAATCTCGCGAATCCGTTCCGTTCCCACCTGCATGGAGGCTAACAGGTTTGGAAAATCTTGTTGCAAAAACTCAAAGTCGATTTCGTCTAACTTATCTGCGATCGCCGCTGAGGGGTCGGGATACTGGTCTTGATAGAGTTTAATGAGACTTAAGAGATCCGAGACATAGTCTTTAGCGTGGCTCGTGTTCCCGTGAATAAAGTTCACGGGGTTATTAATCTCATGGGCAACCCCTGCGACCAACTGGCCTAAGCTCGACATTTTTTCGGTTTGAATCAACTGCGCCTGGGTATTCTGGAGATCTTTCAAGGTTTCCTCAAGCTGACCATTTTTCTCCTGAAGTTCCAGGGTCCGTGCTTCAACGCGCTGTTCTAGGGTGCGATTGTACTGAGCCAGTTCTTCGCGAGATTTCGCCAAGTGGTCGGTCATTTGGTTGAAGGTAGTTGCCAAGATCCCAATCTCATCCTTAGATTCCACCACGGCGCGGGCCTCTAAATCCCCATCGGAGAGTCGTGCGGTAACCTGAGTCAGACGTTTGATGGGATCGGCAATCTGCCGTCGGAGTAAGTAGGTCATACCCATGCCCAGGAACAGAGCAATCAGACCTGTGAGGAGCGTTTGCCACTGGGCCGCTTGCAAACTTTGTTGGCCACGTTCCAGATCTTGAGTAAGGGCTTGCTGCTCAATCATGACGATCTCTTCTAGCAGATTCAGCATGTCATCGGCTAGGGGTTCAACCTCAGCTTGAAAGAGATAGAGATCTTCACGGGCGCGATCGCCCTCGACAATGTGGAACAAATTATCGGAGAGTGCTAGGAACGGAGTCCGCATCGAAGCAATTTTGTCGAGCTTGGCTTGCTGACTAGCCGTAAGCAGGGAGCGCTGACTGATAATCTGCCGCCATGCCTCATTGTTTTCCCTGAGGTTGGCACTGTACTCAAACCGGAAGGAGGGATTTTGAGTCACAATGTAGCTTCGCAGCGAGGACACTAACAGGGCAAACGACCCACGGAAATCGATTAAATCACCTAGGAGAATCGTGTTTTCAGCCGAAGGCGATCGCCCTTCTTGCTCCTGAATAATTTCACCAATAGTGGTAGAAATGACGGCAATCGGCACTTCACCTTCCTCATCAAGCTGGCGGAGGGCTGGCTGATTATCCAGCGCATTGTTTCGCAGGCTAAATAACTGATCGGTTAAGGGCAACCAGTCGGTGTAGGTATCCTGTAAATCGTCTAAATACTCATCCGTTTTAGAAGAACGCTGCTGTTCCAGAAGTGCATGCATCTTGACTAAGTCTGCTTCAAAGGTCTGGCGCTCCTTCTGATAGCGATCGCGATACTGGGATTCCCCCGTCGCTAAATATCCCCGCACGTTGGACATCATGCTCAGCAAGTTGGCTTCGGCATCGGCTGAGATCAGCGCCATCGGCATCCGCAAGTCTTGAGTGCGATGAATCGTCAGCATGGCACGCACACTGCCCCAATAGCTGCGTCCTACCACTAAAAAGGTCAGGAAAAGCAGCACCCCAAACCCCAAGCTCAGCTTATGGCTGATTTGAAGATCATGCAGTTGCTGTTGTAGGCGATCCAGATGGGGATGCGGTTTTTGTCGGAGCTGATTGCGCCAGGTATTAAGCCGACGTAGGACTGAAGAATTGGTGGTAAAGGGAGGCAATCGAAAGGCCATCAGTTTGCTCCCCTGTTCAGCGCAACGTTGGCAAAGCTCAGCTCATTGACGTAGTTCCATTGATAAACCTGGCTCCGAAACGTCTTCCACTGGTCGAATAGGGTGCTGAAGGCTGTGTCTTGAGCGGCCATATCGTCATAAAGCTCGAAGGCAGCACGATAGGCTGCGTCTAGAATATCTTGACTATAGGGATTCAAGGTTGTCCCTTTGAGCAGCAGTCGCCGTAATGCCTCACCGTTCGCGGCGTCATACTGAGCCAGCATTTGGAGATTGGATTCGGCGATCGCCGTTCGCAACACCTCTTGGTAATCCATTGGCAATTGATCCCATGCTGTGCGGTTAACTTGGACTTCGTAGGTCGTTCCCGGTTCCCACCATCCCGGATAGTAGTAAAACGGCGCAATCCGGTTTAGACCCAAGCGCTCATCTTCATAGGAGCCGACCCACTCTGCGGCCTCAATTTTGCCAGCTTCCAAGGCTTCAAAAATTTCATTCCCCGCAAGCACCTGCACATCAACACCGAGCTGTTTCATCACTTCGCCGCCAAGACCGGGAGTCCGCATCTTCAGCCCCTTGAGATCGGCTAAAGATTTGACCTCGCGAATGAACCAGCCTCCCATCTGCGCTCCGGTACTGCCTGATGGGAAATACAGCACGCCAAAGTCGGAATACAGAGATTGCAGGGCATCCAGTCCGCCACCGTATAGGAGCCACGACATATGCTGCTGGGCATTGAGACCAAAGGGAACCGTCGTCCCGAAGGCTAAAGCAGGATTCTTTTTAACGTAGTAATAGCTAGCCGTATGACCACATTCTACGGTACCTGCGGAAACGGCATCCATGACCTCTAGACCAGGGACTAATTCCCCGGCTTCATAGGGTGTGATCACAAATTGTCCTTTGGTGATGTCGCTCACCCGTTGACAGATTCGCTCAACTGTTCCGAATACTACGTCTAGGAATTTAGGCCAACTGGTTGCCATCCGCCACCGTACTGATGAATTCGCCAAGTTGGAGGCAGACGAGTCGGAACTCTCCGGTTGAGAGGTAGGGGCGTTGGACTGACAGGCACTAACAGTCGCCAGACCCGTACCGCTCAACAGTGTGCGGCTAACTAAAGTACGACGTTTCATAGCAAGGGAGATCCATATTGCAGATGATATTGCAGATGATGAAGATAGAGAGCGTCGCTCCGGCATGGGGGAGGGCTTGAGTGATGCTAGATCAGCACGGCTCGGCCATCATAGATAAAATTCAATAGCTCAAGTCTGAATACCTAGGCTTTTGATGATATTGTGCCCATTTCAAGATGGAAGGTAACACAATGGCAACATCGATAGCCTTCCCAGAGGCGATCGCCCGTTTCAGGACAATTCTTGGGTTAAGCGTTGGGAATCCTGGGAATTGTGAAAGGTTAAGGCAGGGAGCAAGCGCAGATAGTAGAATACATCCTGCACAGGCAGCGTTTGGGAGTGGTCATGGATTATCGAGAGGCAGGCGTAGACATTGAGGCAGGGCGGGCATTTGTTGGCAATATTCGTGACTTGGTGGAAAGTACCCGTCGCCCAGAAGTGTTGGGCGGATTAGGCGGGTTCAGCGGACTATTCCAGCTTTCAAGCCAGTATCAGGAGCCAGTGCTGGTATCGGGTACGGACGGTGTGGGTACAAAGCTAAAATTGGCGCACCAGTGCGATCGCCACGATACGGTTGGAATAGACCTCGTCGCCATGTGTGTGAATGACGTGTTGACCTGCGGTGCAGAACCTCTGTTTTTCTTGGACTACCTTGCGACTGGAGCCTTGAAACCCGATCAGCTTACCCAGGTCGTGGCTGGAATTGCGGCGGGGTGTCGGATGGCAGGCTGTGCGCTGTTGGGGGGCGAAACCGCTGAGATGCCAGGATTCTACCAAC
This DNA window, taken from Synechococcales cyanobacterium T60_A2020_003, encodes the following:
- a CDS encoding HAMP domain-containing protein, with amino-acid sequence MAFRLPPFTTNSSVLRRLNTWRNQLRQKPHPHLDRLQQQLHDLQISHKLSLGFGVLLFLTFLVVGRSYWGSVRAMLTIHRTQDLRMPMALISADAEANLLSMMSNVRGYLATGESQYRDRYQKERQTFEADLVKMHALLEQQRSSKTDEYLDDLQDTYTDWLPLTDQLFSLRNNALDNQPALRQLDEEGEVPIAVISTTIGEIIQEQEGRSPSAENTILLGDLIDFRGSFALLVSSLRSYIVTQNPSFRFEYSANLRENNEAWRQIISQRSLLTASQQAKLDKIASMRTPFLALSDNLFHIVEGDRAREDLYLFQAEVEPLADDMLNLLEEIVMIEQQALTQDLERGQQSLQAAQWQTLLTGLIALFLGMGMTYLLRRQIADPIKRLTQVTARLSDGDLEARAVVESKDEIGILATTFNQMTDHLAKSREELAQYNRTLEQRVEARTLELQEKNGQLEETLKDLQNTQAQLIQTEKMSSLGQLVAGVAHEINNPVNFIHGNTSHAKDYVSDLLSLIKLYQDQYPDPSAAIADKLDEIDFEFLQQDFPNLLASMQVGTERIREIVQSLRTFSRLDEAEVKEINIHDGLESTLMILRHRLKACKTHPEIVLIKNFGDIPPVECYAGQLNQVFMNILSNSIDALNERDAGRSPDDLKTHPSAITISTHQPNPAWVAIHIADNGPGIPTDVQTHLFEPFFTTKPVGKGTGLGMSISYQIVTEKHQGHLYCISQPGNGAEFIIELPVRQS
- a CDS encoding ABC transporter substrate-binding protein; its protein translation is MKRRTLVSRTLLSGTGLATVSACQSNAPTSQPESSDSSASNLANSSVRWRMATSWPKFLDVVFGTVERICQRVSDITKGQFVITPYEAGELVPGLEVMDAVSAGTVECGHTASYYYVKKNPALAFGTTVPFGLNAQQHMSWLLYGGGLDALQSLYSDFGVLYFPSGSTGAQMGGWFIREVKSLADLKGLKMRTPGLGGEVMKQLGVDVQVLAGNEIFEALEAGKIEAAEWVGSYEDERLGLNRIAPFYYYPGWWEPGTTYEVQVNRTAWDQLPMDYQEVLRTAIAESNLQMLAQYDAANGEALRRLLLKGTTLNPYSQDILDAAYRAAFELYDDMAAQDTAFSTLFDQWKTFRSQVYQWNYVNELSFANVALNRGAN